ATGACCTTCGTCGCCTTCAACGGCGTGGGCGCGCTGGCCGACGGCAGCAGCGTGCAGGGTGCGGCGATCAGCCGCCCGTTCGACCGCGAACGCTATGGCTTCGTGATGGGCGAGGGCAGCGCCTTCCTGGTGCTCGAATCGGCCGAGCATGCGCGCCAGCGCGGCGCGCGGATCCTGGCGCGGGTGAAGGGTTTTGCCGGGGTGCTGGAAGCGCACCGCATCACTTCCAGCGATGCCGATGGCACCGAGTACGCACGCTGTATCCGGCTGGCATTGGAAGATGCGGGTTTGACGCCGGCCGATATCGACCACGTCAACGCCCACGGCACCTCGACGCCGACCAACGACGCCTGCGAGGCAATGGCGCTCAAGCAGGTCTTTGGCGAGCGCATCGGCCAGGTGCCGGTCACGGCGAACAAGTCTGCGCTGGGCCATTCCCTCGCCAACAGCGGCGCGGTCGAGGCCGTGCTGTCGGTGCTGTCGCTGGAGAACCAGCTGTTGTTGCCGACGGCCAACTACTGCGAGCCCGACGAGGCGTGTTCCGGGCTGGACGTGGTGACGCAGCCGCGGCCGATGAAGGTCCGGCGCGTGCTGAGCAATTCGTTTGGTTTCGGCGGCGCCAATGTCTCGCTGATCCTGGAGGCCGCGTGATGCATGCGCGCGTTGCACTGCGCCGCCCGTCGATCCGTTCGGCGTTCGGCAACGACTGGCAGCAGGTGATCGCCTCACTGGCATCACCGCCACCGTTGCAGGCGCCGCCATGGCCCGACGCGCACACGCTCGGCATCGAGGGCGTTCGCGCTGCCGGAGAGCCGGACCTCAAATCACTGGGGCTGGACCGCAAGCTCTCACGCACGATGGAGAAACAGTCGCGCCTGATGCTTGCGGCAGCGGCCGACACGGCCGGCATCGCAGAAGTGGAGCAGCGCGCACAAACCGGCCTGTATCTGGGGCTGCCCATGGTGGATGAGCCGATTCCCACCTGGTCGGCGCTGCAGAACTGGCACGAGGATGGCCGGCGCACCCCGTTCGGCGTGCACCTGCAGCGGGAAACACCGCCGTTTTCCGGGTTGTCGATGCTCAACAGCTCGGCCGCGGCGCACATCGCGTCGACCTTGCGCATCAGCGGCAGCCTCGCGGTGTACTCGGCCTTCGCCGACGCGGGACTGAATGCGCTGATTGACGGCGCCTGCGCGGTCGCGGAGGGCGACTGCGACGAGGCCCTTGTGGGAGCCGTATCGCCCAAGCTCGATCCCTTGCTGCCCGTGCAACTGGCGGCGTGGGATCTTTCCCCTGCACGCCTTCCGCCCGCGGAGGCCGCCGGCTGCGTGATGCTCGAGCACGCCGCCGCTGAAGATGATGTCCTGCTGCTGGGATATGCGCGCGGCTTCGAACGCCATCGGCTGCAGGGTGAAGAAGTTCTGGGCAGCCTGATCGACGCGGCGCTCGCCATGGCGTCGCGCCGCAACGAGGACATCGGTTGGTTGCTGTACTCGGCGCCCTGGCATTCGGCGCAGGTCGTCGCACTGGGGCGCGTCCTCGACGCGCGCTGGCAGCTGGATACGCCACCGCGATTCGCCGTCGAGCGTGTATTCGGCCGACTGGGTCCGGCGGCTGCCCTGGTGGCCGCCAACCTGGCCGTGACCGGCCTGCGCGAAGGCCGCTGCTGGAGTTCCAACGGACGCGCCGCTGAGGCGCGTCCGCTAGTCGCGCGCAATGCATTGGTCATCACCCTGGCGCCGCTCGGACAGTGCGCGGTCGCCGTGCTTGGCGGAGGTGACGCATGAACGCGCGTCGTGTCGTCGTTACCGGCCTCGGCGCGGTGACGGGCTTGGGCCTGGGCTGGCGCCCGCTCTGGAACGGGCTGTGCGAAGGTCGCTCGGCGATCGCGCCCTGGTCACTGGAAGGCGTTGCGGACTTCCCTGTGAAGTACGCCGCGCCGGTGGATTGGGACGCCTTCAGTGCGGCGCATCGCCACGCCGACTGGTGGGACCAGCCGATGGAGCGTCGCAGCCGCTTCGGCATGGCTGCCGTCGACGAGGCCATCGCGGACGCGGGCGATTCGCTACTGGCGAGCCCTGCGATGCGCGTGGGCGTTGCGATCGGCTCGGGTGTGCCCGAACGCGATCCGGCCGACATGTTGCTGGCGATGCAGGCCGACGGCCCTTCGTGGGCCGAACTCTATCGGCGCGTCGATGCGCTCAATCCGCACAGCGGCCTGGTCAACAGCAACGATCACCTGGCCGCGCGCGCGGCACGTACCCTGCGCGCCGCAGGACCAGTGATTCACTTCTCGACCGCCTGTGCGGGCGCGGCGCACGCCATCGGCCACGGATTCCGCATGATCCGTCGCGGCGAAGTCGACGTCATGCTGGTCGGCGGCGCTGACTCGGTACTCAACCTCTCGACGATGGTCGGGCTCCACCTGCTCGGCGCGCCCTCGGTCGCCGACCAGTTCGGAACCGCGCTGTCGCGACCGTTCGACCGTGACCGCTCCGGTTTCGTCGCCGCCGAAGGCGCGGCCATGCTGGTGCTGGAGAGCGAGGAATCGGCGCGTGCACGTGGTGCCCGCATCTACGCGGAAATCGCCGGCTTTGGCAGCGCGCTGGACGCGTACCGGATCACGGCCCCGCATCCCAATGGCGACGGTGCCGCCATGGCCATGCAGCGGGCGCTGCGTGATGCGCAGCTGTCACCGCACACCATTGACCATATCAATGCGCACGGCACGTCGACACCGCTGAACGACCCGGCCGAAACCCTGGCGATCAAGCGTGTGTTCGCCGAGCACGAGCACTATCGATCCATCGCGGTGTCGTCGAACAAGTCGATGATCGGACACCTGATCGCCGCCGCGGGCGCACCCGAATGCGTAGCAACGGTGCTCGCCGTGGCCGATGGAAAGGTGCCGCCGACGCTGAACCTGAGCCAGCCGGATGCCAGCTGCGACCTGGACTACGTCCCCGGGACCCGGGCCCGCCAGCGCACGGTTCGCGCGGCACTGAGCAACTCCTTCGGATTTGGCGGCCTCAACGCCGTGATCGCCGTGAGAGCACATCCGGACGCCGGGGAGTTACGTCATGCGAGCTGATCTACCGCCCGTCGCGATCACGGGAATCGGCAGTGTTCTTCCCAGTGGTGCGGGTGTCGCACCTCACTGGCAGCAGTGGTGCGAGGACACGCCTGCGCTGGGTGCCTTCGGGCACGCCCTGTTCCGCACCCAGCGCATTACGGTCTACGGTGGTATCGCCGCCGGTCTGCGCAGGGACGCGCTGGAGTCCGTGCCGTTCAAGTTGCGCCGCTACAGCACCGAGCCGTCGCAATGGGCGGTGCATGCGGCCGGCCAGGCGATCGCCGATGCGGCGCTGGACTGGGACAGCGTCGCCGAAGACCGTCGTGGCCTGTTCTCCGGTCAAGGGGATTACACCCAGCCGGATATCGGCTCGGTGCGCGCCGCCGTGCTGGCCGCGCGGCAACCGGGCGGAAATATCGACTACAACGCGCTCGGCCGGCTGGCCCTGTCCCGGCGCGGCGCCGACCCGTTCATCTCGATCAAGGGCCTGGCGAACAACGCCCTGGCACTGGTCAGCCTGACGTTCCGCTGCCGCGGTGTTGGCGCGGCGTATGTGCAGAACGAAGCGGCGGGCATCGCCGCACTGCGTCGCGCTGTTTTCGAGCTGTCGCATGGCCATTGCGACATCGCGCTGGTGGTTGCCTGCGGCAGCTACGCCGAACCCTTCACGTTGGCGGAACTGTGGGGCCGCGGCCTGCTCGGACAGGATGGCGCCATTCCCGACCGGCTAGCCGCCTTCGACCAGAAGGCCAGCGGTACCGTACTGGGCGAGGGCGCGGTGGCGCTGCTGCTGGAGCGTCCCGCGGATGCGCGGGCGCGCGGCGCACGCACGCACGCGCTTGTGCATGGGGCGAAAAGCTACGCCGCGCGCATCAATCGCCTGGAAAACCACACGGATCACGGCGCCGAACTCGGCTATCGCAGCGTGGCGCGCCACCTGCCAACCCTGGAAGGGCCGGTTGCGGTGATGGCCGACGGGCGCGGCCATCCCGCGCTGGACCGCTTCGAGGCAGGGCAGATCCAGGCCGCGGTACCGGAGGCGGTGCCCGTGTCGTCCGCGCGCGCTATCACCGGCGTAGTGCCGGCTGCCGGTGCCCTGGCTGACCTGGCCCTGGCAACACAGGTATTGGCGAATGACCAACTCCCGGCCATTCCAGGCCTGGACCAGCCTGTGCTCGCCGGACCCGACTGGGTGCGGGCGACGCCACGCACGGGCCGCTTTGAACATGTGCTCTGCCTGCAGCAGGGCTTCTCCGGATTCTTCTCCGCCGTCACGGTAAGCCGCGCGGCCTGACCACTATCGAGGATTGCATGGACGAACATTACGGGCAGTACGTCAAGCCGCGACTGGCGAAAGTGCTGCGGGCCATCGGGCTCGATGTCCGCTACGAGCGGGCGCAGGGCGACTACATGTACTACCGAGACGCCAGTGGCGCGGAGCGGCGCGTGCTCGACCTCCTCGGTGGGTACGGCGCCCTGCTCCTGGGGCACAATCCACCGGTCGTACTGGATGCGGCCCGCCGCATGCTGGATGCCGGCGTGCCGGTGCACGCGCAATTCTCCTTGCGCGGCAAGACCGGCGAGCTGGCGCGGGCGCTCAACCAGATCGTGCGTCGCGACAGCCGCAGCGATACCGATTTCGTGGTGACCCTCGCCAACACCGGCGCCGAGGCGATCGAGGCCGCGATCAAGCACGCGGAACTGGAGCGGGTGAAGAAGCTCGAGCGCCTGCTCGATGCCATCACGCTCAACATCGAGCACGTCCGTGACGCGATCCGCCGCGGCGTGGTGGAGATCCCGCCGGATCTGTACGAATCCACCGACATGCGCGAGTACGTCTTCGACGTGCGCAGCTTTGATGACCTGATCGTGGCGCTGATCAATCACAACAGCAAGGAAATGGCGCGCCGACCGATCTTCCTGGCGCTGGAGAAGTCCTTCCACGGCAAGCTGGCCACCAGCGTTCAGCTGACCTGGAACAAGAACTTCCGCCGCGCCTTCCAGTCGCTGGGTCTGAAGACGCGCTTCATCGCGATGAACGATGCTGCCGCGCTGGACCGGATCGCCCGGGAAGAGGAGAGCGAGCTGTTCGACGTCGGCATCGTCGACGGCAAGGTCGCACTGATCCGGCGGCCGTGGCCGCAATACGCGGCCTTCCTGCTCGAACCGATCCAGGGCGAGGGCGGTATCCACAGCGTGGATGTGGAATTCGGACGCGCCATCCGCGCCTTCTGCAACCAGCAGGACTGCCCGCTGATCATCGACGAGATCCAGAGCGGCATGGGGCGAACGGGCGCCTTCCTCGCCTCCAGCCAGATCGGTTTGCGCGGCGACTACTACACCTTGTCGAAATCCCTCGGCGGTGGCCTGGCCAAGCTGTCAGCGCTGCTGATCCGGCAGGATCGCTACGACACGGACTTTGGTCTGGTTCACAGTTCCACCTTTGCGGAAGATGACTTCTCATCCGGCATCGCGCTGGCGGTGCTGGAACAACTGGAACGGGACGATGGCGCGCTCTACCGCCAGGCGGCGGAGCGGGGCAATGCGTTGAAGCGCGGGCTGGAAAGCCTGCGGGACCGCTATCCGGACGTGATCAAGGACATCCGCGGCCGCGGCCTGTTCCTGGGGCTGGAGTTCCACCCGCGTGACGCGGCGTACTCGCAGATCCTGCGCACCACGGATTACGCCGACTCGCTGGGCTATTTCATCGCCGGCTACCTTCTGCGCATCGAAGGTATCCGCATCGCGCCGACCGGTAGTTCGCCCAACGTGCTGCGCTTTGAGCCGTCCGTCTACCTCGACGACGACGCCATCGCGCGGGTGGTCGACGCGCTCGACCGCGTCTGCCGCATTCTGCGTGCGGAAGACACGCTGCACCTGGTTTTCCCGCTCAGCTCGCCCGAGCGTGCACTGCCGCGAAACGAAATCCGGGAATTCGGCCGCGGCCACATCGAGATGCCGGTGGCGGCAGCGCCGATACGGCCGGCGCGCAAGGTCGCCTTCATCAACCACCTGATCAGCCCGGACTGGCTGCGCCAGGTGGAACCCGCACTGGCAGAGATGGACGACAGCGAACTGCGCCGCTTCGTGCTCAACATGGCGGCCGTGAAGAAGAGCGCGCCGTATCCGGCGGTACGCATGCGTTCGCCGCTGGGCACGGCGGTGGACTTCATTCTCTATCCGCTTTGCGTGGCCTCCGAACAGATGGGCGACTGGCTGGTGCGCGCCGACCTGGAAGAGATCCGCGACGACATCGAAGAGCGCATCGAATCGGCGCGCGAGGACGGTTGCGAGATCGCCGGGCTGGGTATGTACACCTCGATCGTCACGAACAACTGCACGGCGCTGACGATCAACGAAATGGGGCTGACGTCGGGCAACGCACTGACGGTGGCGATGTCCCTGGAGGCGCTGGAGCGCGCCGTGGCCGACCGCGGCTGGGACTTTGCCGAGATGGACGTCGCCATTGTCGGCGCCGCGGGAAATATCGCTTCGACCTATGCGGCGATGCTGGCGGAGAAGACCACGCGCCTGACGCTGATCGGCAGCGGCCGCGACGGTTCGCGGGCGCGCATCCAGAAGACAGTGGAAGCGATCTACGACGCGGCATGGCAATCGCTGCTGCAGTCGGGAACGCCGCCGCGTGGACTGGTTGCGCGGCTGCTGGAGGAACCGCTGGTCAACGAATGGCTCCGCCAAGGGGCGCCGCGTGATGCGGGACGCCGGCTGCACGAGGCCCTCGTGGCGCGGCACGGCCACGACCCCTACATTCGAATCGGCACCATTGATGACATCCGCCGTTGCCAGGCCGTGCTGTGCGGCGCCAACGCGCCGGAGCCATTCCTGGATGCGGCGGTGTTCGCACCGGATGCGGTGGTGTGCGATGTCGCTGTGCCGCACAACGTGCGCGCCGAGACGCTGGCGGGCCGCCCCGATGTGATCTACCTGCAAGGCGGCATCGTTGCCACGCCCAATGGCGAGAGCCTGCACCCGGGTGCACGCGCCTACCTCGGCGCCGGCCAGATCTATGCCTGCATGGCCGAGACGGCGGTGCTCGGCCTGTCGGGACACCGGGGCAACTACTCCTACGGGTCGATCACGCCGCAGCAGGTGCGCGAGATCGCAGCGCTGGCGCGCCTGCATGGTTTCGGCCTGGCGGATTTCAAGCGCGGCAATTCCTTGTAGAAAATGGGATAATAGAAAAATGGAAATCATTGCCACTGAGCCGGTGACCGCTGCGGCGGTTCCGGCTGTCCTGGAAGGACAGGTTGCATTCATTACCGGCGCCAGTCGCGGTGTCGGCCGCGCCATTGCCCTGCGCATGGCCAGCGAAGGCGCCGACATCGCCGTGCACTACCGTTCCGATGAAGCAGCGGCGCACCAGGTGGCGGACGAGATCCGCGCGCTGGGTCGTCGGGTCGAGCTCTATCGCGGCAACATGGCTGATCGCGGCGATGTGGATCGCATCGCCGCCACTTTCCGCGACCAGTTCGATCGCCTCGACATTCTCGTCAACAACGCGGGTGTGACCCGCGACAACCTGTTGCTCACGATGAGTGACGAGGAACTGACCGAGGTCATCACCACCAACCTGCTCGGGCCCATCCGGCTCACGCGCGCGCTGGCGATGATGATGCTCGGTCGCCGCTACGGCCGCATCGTGAACATCTCCTCGTCGGCGGCGAGCAAGCCGGGGCGTGGACAAAGCAACTATGCGGCCGCAAAGGGCGGACTGGAAGCGTTCACCAAGGCGCTTGCCGTCGAGCTCGCACCCAAGGGCGTGCTCGTGAACGCGGTTGCACCGGGTGTGATCGATACCGCGATGTCCGAGCACATCCGTGCGCACGGCGAGGCGGAAATCTACGCCCGGCTGCTGCTCAAACGCATTGCGGAACCGAGTGAAGTGGCTGACGCCGTGATGTACCTGGCCAGCCCGCGCAATCGCTATGTCACCGGCGAGATCCTGCATCTCGACGGTGGCTTGAAGATGGCCTGACATGACCACGCGAAACATCGTCATTACCGGCGCCGCCATGGGAATCGGCGCGGCCATCGCGCGGCATTTCGCTGGTGCCCGGTCTCACCTGAACTTGATCGATCGCGACGCCGCCGCGCTTGCCGATATCGCGGCAAGCTGCCGTGAGGCGGGCTCCGTCGTTGAAGCCACCGTGGTCGACCTGGCCGATGCGGGTTGGCTGGCCCTGGTGCGCCCGCGCCTGCCGGGACAGGTCGACGTCCTGGTCAACAATGCGGGCATCTCGCCGGAGAATGACCCGGAAGATCGCCAGACCTGGGCGCGCGTCCTGGCCATCAACCTGGATGCGCCGGCGGCGCTGACGGCGGAATGTCTGCCGCGCATGCCGTCCGGAGCGCGCATCATCAATATTGCCTCGGTGCTGGGGCGTGCCGGCAAGGTACGCAATACAGCCTACTGCGCCTCCAAGCATGGCCTGCTCGGCTACACCAAGGCGCTGGCGCTGGACCTGGCGTCGCGCGGCATCACAGTCAATGCCGTCCTGCCCGGCTGGGTGGATACGCCGATGCTGCGCCGTGAGCTGGAGGCCCAGGCCGGCCAGGTCGGCAGCACACCCGAACAGGTGCTGCGCAACGCGCGCCGGCAGATGCCGATCAAGCGTTTCGTCCGCGAAGAGGAAGTGGCGGAAATGGTGGCGTGGCTGGCCGCGTCTGCAGCATCCGGCGTAACGGCGCAGAGTTTCGTGGTCGACGGGGGCTATACATGCGGTATGTAAGTGCCGTACTGGTACTGGCGGCATCGGGAGCCGCGGCGCCTGTGCCGGCCTTCGACGGCTCGATCGGCGCGGTATACAGCGCCGGCATTACCGACGGTGCCGCCTACGAGCGCGGCACGGTGCTGAAGCTGCGGTACGCGCAGTCGCTTGGCGGATTCGAGCTTCGAGCCGAGGCGCGGCACCGCTGGAATGACGCGGCCTGTGACGCATCTGCACCGGCCTGCGACGCTTACCGCGCGCACTTCGACTGGCGTGAGCTGTACCTCGCGCGCACCTTCGGTGACTGGCAATGGTCAGCGGGGTTGCAGCAGGTCGTATGGGGCCGCGCGGATAACCTGCGGGTGTTTGATCTGGTCAATCCACTGGACCTGCGCGACTACGTGCTTCCCGACCTCGGCGACTATCGCCTCGCCGTGCCGATGTTGCGTGGGCTGGGGCCGGTAGGTGAGTGGACGGTGGAGGCGGTGTGGCTGCCGTACTTCACACCTACGCGCTTCGCCGCGGCGGGCTCGCCCTATGACCTGGATCTGCCGGGACGGATCGCATCACTGGGCTTGCTACCCGAAGGAGAGCGGCGGCCATCGCGAAACGTGCGCAATGGCGAGGTCGGAGTCCAGCTATCGACGACGCGGGGAGCGCTGGATATCAGCCTGCTGGGATTCAGCGGCTGGAACGACGATCCGGTCTACGCGCTGGATGATCCGGCGCGGGTGGCTGTGGGCGCTCAATACCGGCGCCAGATGACGTTCGGGCTTGGCCTGGCCTATGCGCTCGAAAGCGGCTGGGTGCTGCGCGGGGAATCGACCTTCACGCCCGATGCCGCCTATTCCGCTCTGGGGCAGGTCCGCGGCGTGGCCCGGGCCGGTACCTGGAACGTGCTTGCCGGCGCCGATTACACCTGGCGCGACTGGGTGTTCTCCTTCCAGCTCAATGACCGATGGATCGACGACTGGCACGCCTCCTACGGCGTGCCCGAGCACGCGTCCATCGCCACCGCATCGGCGACGGGTACGACACATCGCGGCCGATTCACGCATCGCCTGGCCTACAGCGTGATGCCGCAGAACGGTGATGGCGCCTGGCTTCAATGGCGCAGTGCATGGCAATTCAACGATCGCTGGCAGCTGGAAGGCACGCTGGACCTGCTCAGCGGCGACGACACGGGTTTCTTCGGGCAGTTCCGCGACCGCGACCGGTTGCGCCTGGAACTGCGCCGCCAATTCTGACCGCTGGAGATGATGCAATGACATCGAGACTATGCACACTGCTGCTTGGCGCCTGCCTTGCCGGCACCGCCGGCGCAACAACGCCGGACGCCACGACGCTCATGGCCGAGGTGCGCCAGCGCAACGACGGGCAGGACGTCTACTCCGACCTGGACCTGGTCCTCATCGACGAAAAGGGCGGAACCCGCACGCGCAAGCTGCGCTACTTCCAGAAGGACTTCGGTGGCGACGAAAAGCTGCTGTTGTACTTCACCGATCCGAACGACGTGAAAGGCGTCGGTTTCCAGACGTTCACCTACGACGAGAAGGTCGGAAAGATCGACGACCAGTGGATCTACCTGCCGGCGTTCCGCCAGGTGCGCCGCATCGCGGCCACTGACAAGCGTGGCAGCTTCATGGGCAGCGAGTTTGCCTACATCGACCTTGAGAAAGTGCGTGTCACCGACTACACACAGAAGATCACCGGTGAGGAGTCGATCCTCGGGCGCGCCTGCTGGGTGGTGGAGCGGACGCCCTCCAGCGATGAAGTGGTTGCGCGGACGGGCTATTACCGCACCGTCGTGTGGGTCGACAAGGAGTCGGACGTGGTGCTCAAGCAGAGCTACTACGACGCCAAGGGCGTCGAGTTCAAAGTGATGACGGTGGCGCGCCTGGAGAAGGTGCAGGACATCTGGACCGTCATGCAGAGCGACATGCATGACCGCGTCAGCGACAAGAAGTCGAGCCTGGTGTTTTCCAACGTTCGCTACAACGTGGGGCTCGCCGACAAGCTCTTCGCCCAGTCCATCCTCAAGACCGGAGTCAGCGATGCAGACGTACCTCAAGCTCGTTGAGCGCTATGCGCTCGTCGTCCTGCTCGCGTTGCTGGGCGTCACGGCATTCTTCTTCCTGCAGTTGCCAAAGCTGACGACGGACAGCAACCCCTATCTGCTACCCGACACGCATCCCGCGCGCAAGACCATCCTGGAGATGCAGCAGGATTTCACCGGCACCTTCGACGCCGCGCTCATCGCCATCCACAACCGCAATGGCGTCTTCAACCGCCAGACGCTGGATGCCGTGTACGACATGACGCTGGCGTCGCGGCGGATGCTGCTGGTCAATGATGCGGATCGGGACCAGCTCGCCGCACTGCGCGACAAATACGCGGCGCAGTCGCCCGAATGGAAGTCGACCGTTGACGCCATTCTTGCCGATGGTTTGAGTCAGAACGACTTCAAGCTGGCGGAAAGCCTGCCGGCATTGGCCGCAAAGCTGCCGCTGGAGGACGCCGAGCGCGCGTTTGTGGATTTCTTCCCGCGTCGGATCAATCCGATCAAGGAGCTGGCGGGCATGGCGGCGACCGAGAACATGGTCGTGCGCGACGGCGTGCTCGTGGTGCGGCCGCCCCTGGTCGGGCGCGGCGCCGAACCCGAGCAGGTGCGCGGCGAAGTCATGGGCAACGCGTTGCAGGTGGGAGGCGCGGTTTCGGCCGATGCCACCGTCGCGCTGGTGGTGGTGGAACTCTACGTCAAGCAGGAAGACGCGGAAGGCCAGCTGCGCGCCTACGAGGCATTCCAGAAGATCGTCGACGACTATCGCGGCGCGCACCCGGACTTCGCCAAGGCCAACGATACTCATATCGCCGGCGTTCCGATCTTCATTGCCGAGCAGAAGAAGCTGGTCGATCGCGACATGGGCACGCTGTTTCCGCTGGTGATCGGCGTGGTGATGGTGGTTCTCGTGTTGTTCTTCCGGCGGCCGCTGGGCGTGATCCTGCCGCTCACCAACGTCGTGCTGGCCGCGATCTGGACGCTCGGGCTGATGGCCGTGAACCGTGCACCGCTGGACCTCATCACCAGTGTGCTGCCGGTGTTCCTGATCACGATCTGCGGGGCCGACGCCATCCACATGCTGAGTGAGTACTACACGCAGCGGGCCGACGGACACAGTGCGCGCGAGGCTGCGCGCCGGACGATGCGGGTCATGGTGTCGCCCGTCATCCTGACCACCGTCACGACCACGGCCGGCTTCCTGTTTGCGACCATGACCAATATTTCCAGTATCCGGTCATTCGGCATCTACATGGCGATCGGCCTGGCCTTTGCGCAGTTGATCGCGTTGCTCCTGGTGCCGGCATGGCTGAGCCTGTTCGGCGAGCTGGGCTGGCGCCGTGCGAAGACCGCCGCCGCGGCACCGGCACGGGCCCGTCACGAATGGCTGGGACAGGCGCTGGAGCGACTTTTCCGTGGCGTGATCCGCCATCGCGCTGCGTATGGCCTGGGGTTTGCGGCACTGCTGGCTGGCGCGGGTTTCATGACCACGCGTATCCATGTGGAAGACGCCGGTTCCAGCTACTTCATGCAGGACAATCCGTTCCGCCAGGCCGACGAGTTCGTCAACCGGCATGTGGCCGGTACGAGCCCGGGCTGGATCGAGGTGTCCACGGGCATGCCCGACGGCATGCTGACGGTCGACAAGGTGCGTTTCATCGAGGCGATCGACACGTTTCTCGCGGCGCAGCCCAATGTGACGTACAGCTACTCGCTGTCGAAGTACATCAAGCGCCTGAACCTGGTGATGCACGACATGGATCTGGCCTACGACCGCCTGCCCCAGGCGAGCGAAACGGTGGTCAGTGTCGATCCCGAGACGGGGGAGCGGACCGAAGCGGTCGTAAAGGGCGACGACATCGTCGCGCAGTCGGTGCTGATGTACGAGAACGGCGGCGGTTCAGACCTGACCAACGTGCTCAATCGCGACTTCTCCAAGGCCGTCACGATGTTCACGATGAACACCACGCGCGCCTCGGAGTACGACGCGCTTCTGACAGCGCTCAATCGCTGGCTCGCCGACAACACGCCGCCGGGCGTGCAGGTGAAGCTCGGCGGCACGCCTGTCATCTGGACCGGCGTGCTCGACGAAATCATCCAGGGCCAGCTCTCCAGCGCGTTGTACGCCCTGCTCGCCGTGGCGACCGTGCTGATGCTGTGGCTGCGTTCAGTGCGTCAGGGCATCCTTGCCACGCTGCCGCTCGCGGCCACGATGGTGTGTTACTACGGCTTCATGGCGACGTTCGGCATTGACCTGAATATCGGCACGGCGATCATCTCGTTCCTGGTCGTGGGCATCGTCGACTATTCGGTGCATTACCTGCACCGCATCCAGATTGCCCGCGAGGAGGGGCTGGCGCTCGATGAGGCCTTGCTGCACGCGGTGCGGCACGGCGGCCAGTCGATCGTGTTCAACGTCGCGGTGTTCTCGATCGGTTTCCTCACCCTGTTGATGTCCGAGTTCACGCCGATCGTGCACCTGGGGGCTCTGGTGGCGCTGGCCTTGTCAATCAGCGGTGCGATGTCGCTGTTCCTGATCACGTTGCTGGCGCCGGCGTTCCTGCGCGGACGACGGACGCCGGGGACCGCGGCGGTGTCGACGGCCGCGTGACCGGAGTGGCCGGCGGCGCCACGAAATTGCCGGAAGCGTGATGGTCTTCTCGTGAAACAGGGCTGCCGGGGCATGGATCCCGGCAACGCGGGCCCCGCGGCGCAAACCGGCGCCGCGGGGGGCTGCCCTGGCCGCGCCATTCGGGTCACAATCCGGGTTCGTCCTACCCGATCGGAACTCGCGTGCCGGCATTTGCTTACCAGGCCCTGGATGCCAATGGCAAGACG
This genomic stretch from Tahibacter amnicola harbors:
- a CDS encoding beta-ketoacyl-[acyl-carrier-protein] synthase family protein translates to MNARRVVVTGLGAVTGLGLGWRPLWNGLCEGRSAIAPWSLEGVADFPVKYAAPVDWDAFSAAHRHADWWDQPMERRSRFGMAAVDEAIADAGDSLLASPAMRVGVAIGSGVPERDPADMLLAMQADGPSWAELYRRVDALNPHSGLVNSNDHLAARAARTLRAAGPVIHFSTACAGAAHAIGHGFRMIRRGEVDVMLVGGADSVLNLSTMVGLHLLGAPSVADQFGTALSRPFDRDRSGFVAAEGAAMLVLESEESARARGARIYAEIAGFGSALDAYRITAPHPNGDGAAMAMQRALRDAQLSPHTIDHINAHGTSTPLNDPAETLAIKRVFAEHEHYRSIAVSSNKSMIGHLIAAAGAPECVATVLAVADGKVPPTLNLSQPDASCDLDYVPGTRARQRTVRAALSNSFGFGGLNAVIAVRAHPDAGELRHAS
- a CDS encoding beta-ketoacyl synthase N-terminal-like domain-containing protein, with product MRADLPPVAITGIGSVLPSGAGVAPHWQQWCEDTPALGAFGHALFRTQRITVYGGIAAGLRRDALESVPFKLRRYSTEPSQWAVHAAGQAIADAALDWDSVAEDRRGLFSGQGDYTQPDIGSVRAAVLAARQPGGNIDYNALGRLALSRRGADPFISIKGLANNALALVSLTFRCRGVGAAYVQNEAAGIAALRRAVFELSHGHCDIALVVACGSYAEPFTLAELWGRGLLGQDGAIPDRLAAFDQKASGTVLGEGAVALLLERPADARARGARTHALVHGAKSYAARINRLENHTDHGAELGYRSVARHLPTLEGPVAVMADGRGHPALDRFEAGQIQAAVPEAVPVSSARAITGVVPAAGALADLALATQVLANDQLPAIPGLDQPVLAGPDWVRATPRTGRFEHVLCLQQGFSGFFSAVTVSRAA
- a CDS encoding beta-ketoacyl synthase N-terminal-like domain-containing protein translates to MHARVALRRPSIRSAFGNDWQQVIASLASPPPLQAPPWPDAHTLGIEGVRAAGEPDLKSLGLDRKLSRTMEKQSRLMLAAAADTAGIAEVEQRAQTGLYLGLPMVDEPIPTWSALQNWHEDGRRTPFGVHLQRETPPFSGLSMLNSSAAAHIASTLRISGSLAVYSAFADAGLNALIDGACAVAEGDCDEALVGAVSPKLDPLLPVQLAAWDLSPARLPPAEAAGCVMLEHAAAEDDVLLLGYARGFERHRLQGEEVLGSLIDAALAMASRRNEDIGWLLYSAPWHSAQVVALGRVLDARWQLDTPPRFAVERVFGRLGPAAALVAANLAVTGLREGRCWSSNGRAAEARPLVARNALVITLAPLGQCAVAVLGGGDA